The Desulforegula conservatrix Mb1Pa genome segment GAAAAGGCAAAAAAAGAGTCTGCTTTTTCACCCGAGCTTATTGGCCAGTTCGGCGTCGGATTTTACAGCGCTTTTATAGTCGCTGACAAGGTCACATTAGTGACCAGGGCTGCCGGATCTGATCAGGCGGTTAAATGGGAATCCGAAGGCGACGGCAATTACAGCATTGAAGAAACTCAGAAAGACACACGGGGAACCACCATCACCCTGCATCTCAGAGAAGTTGCGGAAGGCGACGCTGACGCTGATCAGAATTTTACAGATGAATATGAAATTCGCAGCATAATAAAGAGACATTCCGATTTCATCAGCTATCCAGTTATCATGGCTGTGGAAAAGGATGAGCCTCTGCCTGAAAACGAAAAGGTTCTGGACAGCGATGGTAAGCCAATAGGGCCTACAACCAAAAAAGTTGTGAAGGATGAAACCCTCAACTCGATGAAGGCCATCTGGTCAAGAAACAAATCCGAAGTCACGGAAGATGAATACGAAGAATTTTACAGGCATATAAGCCACAACTGGGACAAGCCCCTTGACCGTCTTCACATGAAATTCGAAGGCGCAACTGAATATGATGTTCTTGTCTATATCCCTTCAAAAGCGCCGTTTGATATGTATTATCAGACCCGCAAGAATGGTCTCAAGTTATACTGCAAGCGTGTTCTCATCATGGACAACTGCGAGGAACTGCTTCCGGAATACATGGGATTCCTTGAAGGGATTGTCGATGCTCCTGATCTCAGCCTCAACGTGAGCCGTGAAATTCTTCAGCAGGATGTTCTTGTCAAAAATATACGCAAGAATGTCGTCAAGAAGGTTCTTGAGATGCTGTCCAAAATGGATGAGGAAAAATACGATAGCTTTTATGCAGAGTTTGGCAATTCAATCAAAGCCGGCGTTGCCATGGATTTTGGAAACAAGGATAAACTTTCCGAGCTTGTCAGATTCAAGACAACAAAATCAGAGGGCAAGAACGTCAGCCTTAAGAAATATGTCGAGAATATGAAGCTTGATCAGGAGTTCATCTATTATATTACCGGCGATAATCTCACGGCCCTCATGAACAGCCCTCATCTTGAAGCCCTTAAGGAAAAGGACTTCGAGGTTCTTCTCATGAATGAGCCTGTAGACGAGTGGGTGGTTCAGAATCTTTTCGAATACAGCGGCAAAAAGCTTAAAAGCGCTGAAAAAGGCGATCTTGACATTGAAAAGAAAGATGAAAAAGAAATCGAGGCTTTCAAACCCGTGTTCGAATTCATCAAAGGCAAGCTTGACGAAAACGTGAAGGAAGTAAAGGCATCATCAAGACTCAAGGAATCTGTGTGCTGTCTTTCCGGCGAGGAATATGGCATGAGCGCTTACATGGAAAAAATCATGAAAGCTTCAGGCCAGGAAATGCCGAAGCAGAAGCGTATTCTTGAAATAAATACATCACACCCAGTGTTTGCAAAAATCAAGGATATGCACGACAAAAACGCAGCAAATCCTGATCTTGAAAAATACTCAAAAATGCTTTTTGATATGGCCCTTGTGGCAGAAGGCGGAAAGCTGGAAAATCCAGCTTCTTTTGTTAAGGCTGTCGGTGAGATAATGGCAGCTGCGATGTAGAAAGCGCCAAAAAATGATGAGTTAAAAAACTGGGGAAACTTTTTGAAAAAAGTTTCCCCAGACCCCTTCAAAAACTTTTCGGTTTTATTTCAGCCTGCTTTTCTATCCTCGTAAAAAACCAGCCCCACACGGTTTATATGGTCAATCAAATCCGTGTTTTCAATTTTGTGAATAAGGGAAAGGTCGATTTTATAAGGCAAAAGCAGATCATCCAGCTCGTTTTCTATTTTCAGAAGTTCTGATAGATTTACAGATTTGCCTACTATGACAAGGTCAATATCAGAACCATTTTGATAATTGCCCTTGGCCCTTGAACCATAAATGATAACTTCCTGAATACCGGGATGAGCAGAAAATACGGAGTGAATCTTTTCTATAGTGCTTCTCGTCAGGCCAAATTTCAAATCTTTATCAATCATTCTTTAAATCCAGTATTTTCTTTTCAAAGGACAGAAAAAGTCCATGATAGTGATTGATAATTTTTTCAGCTATTTCATCTGCAATCTCATGGTTGTATGTATGAGACGTCTGATTCCTGCTTTTGATCATCTCCATCCAGCCTTCGCCTTCGGTCACAAGTCCCTTCTGGAAAGCCTCCCTCGTCGCATCCCTCGAACCCATAATGGATATATTGCCCTGATACTCGAAAAAATCCTTTATCACGTTCCATGCAAGTTCGTGTGTGAATTCGAATTCCTTTATAAGGCCCTGCTGCTCTATCTTGGAGAGTTTTTTCTCTTTGCTCAGCTCTACCGCTTCAGTAAGTTGGGACAAGGCTTTTCCGTAATTGCTGAAACGCTGCTGCCAGCGGGTGTCGGAGTTTGTCATTAAAAATCCTTTGGTGGATATGACATTAAGCACTCAAAAAATGGATAAATAGATAATCTCACAAATTCGATGGTGCTTTTTTGTTATTTTTACTAGAAAATCTTGCGTCAAGATCAATTCCTACAACTTCTAAACCATTAATTTGAGGATGTTTTTTTAGCAACAACGAAATATATGCTCTTAAAGCCTCAATCATTTCAGAAAAGCACATCTTTTTCTGAGGCGAAACCCTTATACCCCCTGAGAATATGAAATTGCTTCACTTGCCTCCATATTCACCAGAACTTAATCCTGTTGAGCATCTTTGGGATGAGCTTCGTGAAAAATATTTCCATAACAAGGTTTTTGACAGCATTTTTTCTCTTGAAAAACACTTGGAATCATCATTGCTTTCAATGGAGCTTGACCAGCAAAAAGTCAGATCTATTGTTGCGTGGCCATGGATAATTAATGCACTTTTGAAATAGATTTGGTATAAGTATTAACTGAATTAAACTTCTAAAATTACAAGAAAAGACATCTTGAGATGCTTTAACATTGAAACTTGTGATAAACTATTTTTCAGGTTTTTTATGGGGTTTGAGCTGATACAGTTTTTAGAGCAAAACTCTCTATAAAACTAATAAAGTAGAATAAAATAAGAATAGCAGATATTCGGGTTCAAAAAAACTAAAGTTTTACTTGCGTTGTTCCGCTTTGATGATCTTGTTAAGTCCAAGGATAAGTTCCACCTCTCCTATCGGAATGCTAAGGCGAGCGGCTATGGCGCTATTTTCAAGCCCCCTTGATGAAAGCTCCATTATTGCCTCTGTCTGATCCGGCTTTACTTCTTCATGCTCAACCATTTCTTCAGGATCAGGAGTTGGTGGCGGATTATTCTGAAGACGCCCTTTTTTTGCTGGGTCATACTTCAAAGTAACTTTTTCAGAGTTTATGTCTTCGGCATCAAGAATATATCTTTTCAGCTCCTCGGTTACTGCATCGCCTTTTTTAATTATTCTTATGAATTCCCTTTTTTTAAGTTCAAGCTTCTCATCAAGCATGGCTATCAGCATTTTTTTTTCCTGGATGAGACGGTCAAATTCCTCTGAAGAGTCCTTGGCCGATTCCATAAGGGCTTTCAGAACATCAAGGGAAGATGTATCGATCTGCGGGAATATTTCGGAGCGCAGACTTGGTTCCTGGATTTTTTCAGGTTGGTCGGATTCCTGGTTTATAAGGGTCTTTTTAAGATTTCTCAGAAAAAAAAGAATAAGTAGGATCAGGCATATGTCTATTCCTAATTGAAAATAAATCCAGTACTCGATGGGAAACTGATCCATAAAACCTTAATTAAAAAAAATAGAGTAAGAATAACGATTAATCATAGATCCGCTTCAATAAATTAATGTGGTTATGCTCAATTCTCAGTAACATTTGAAAGTTAATGGGCTTAACATTTTTAAAACTCTAAAAATATCAGCTTTTTTGCCTACTAACAAAACCATAAAGTTTTTGCGGAGCTTTTTACAAAAAGCGACCCGCTCGAGGCACTCGGCTTAACGTCGGATTGCCGACAAAGGGCGTCCTAATCCGACCTACGCATCACCCTTTTTTGATGGCAAATTAAC includes the following:
- the htpG gene encoding molecular chaperone HtpG: MKKEVFQFQTEVKQLLNLIIHSLYSNKEIFLRELISNASDAIDKLRFKAQTEPGLLGSDPDFRIRITADKEKNTLEISDNGVGMTWQEVIDNIGTIAKSGTAGFVEAIEKAKKESAFSPELIGQFGVGFYSAFIVADKVTLVTRAAGSDQAVKWESEGDGNYSIEETQKDTRGTTITLHLREVAEGDADADQNFTDEYEIRSIIKRHSDFISYPVIMAVEKDEPLPENEKVLDSDGKPIGPTTKKVVKDETLNSMKAIWSRNKSEVTEDEYEEFYRHISHNWDKPLDRLHMKFEGATEYDVLVYIPSKAPFDMYYQTRKNGLKLYCKRVLIMDNCEELLPEYMGFLEGIVDAPDLSLNVSREILQQDVLVKNIRKNVVKKVLEMLSKMDEEKYDSFYAEFGNSIKAGVAMDFGNKDKLSELVRFKTTKSEGKNVSLKKYVENMKLDQEFIYYITGDNLTALMNSPHLEALKEKDFEVLLMNEPVDEWVVQNLFEYSGKKLKSAEKGDLDIEKKDEKEIEAFKPVFEFIKGKLDENVKEVKASSRLKESVCCLSGEEYGMSAYMEKIMKASGQEMPKQKRILEINTSHPVFAKIKDMHDKNAANPDLEKYSKMLFDMALVAEGGKLENPASFVKAVGEIMAAAM
- a CDS encoding nucleotidyltransferase domain-containing protein — protein: MIDKDLKFGLTRSTIEKIHSVFSAHPGIQEVIIYGSRAKGNYQNGSDIDLVIVGKSVNLSELLKIENELDDLLLPYKIDLSLIHKIENTDLIDHINRVGLVFYEDRKAG
- a CDS encoding nucleotidyltransferase substrate binding protein, producing MTNSDTRWQQRFSNYGKALSQLTEAVELSKEKKLSKIEQQGLIKEFEFTHELAWNVIKDFFEYQGNISIMGSRDATREAFQKGLVTEGEGWMEMIKSRNQTSHTYNHEIADEIAEKIINHYHGLFLSFEKKILDLKND
- a CDS encoding transposase; this translates as MKLLHLPPYSPELNPVEHLWDELREKYFHNKVFDSIFSLEKHLESSLLSMELDQQKVRSIVAWPWIINALLK
- a CDS encoding DUF6115 domain-containing protein, with the protein product MDQFPIEYWIYFQLGIDICLILLILFFLRNLKKTLINQESDQPEKIQEPSLRSEIFPQIDTSSLDVLKALMESAKDSSEEFDRLIQEKKMLIAMLDEKLELKKREFIRIIKKGDAVTEELKRYILDAEDINSEKVTLKYDPAKKGRLQNNPPPTPDPEEMVEHEEVKPDQTEAIMELSSRGLENSAIAARLSIPIGEVELILGLNKIIKAEQRK